Part of the Bombus huntii isolate Logan2020A chromosome 10, iyBomHunt1.1, whole genome shotgun sequence genome, CACTTTATCTCATACGTAAGTACATCTGTTTTGTGAAATCGAGCAGCTTTCTGAAAAAAGTGCCCATAAGAGAAAATGGTGATTTAAGCGAATTAAGTTTTGGTTCTAGGTATTTAATATTAGCTAAGTTTCACCTGATAATTATAACGGCTCTTAAGAAACATtatctttttcatatttataaactaaataaaaagtaattcaCCTATTTGACTGGAAAATTCATCGAGCATCTACATATCTACAAATTTGCTCTTTCACTGAAAAATCTTCAACAAGTCGGAATTTCCAGTTCTTtcgtcgtgaaatttcattccaAACCTTCGTTCTAAATCTTTATTCGTCTATCTTCGCTGTCAAATGATaaaacataattatttattctctTTGACTTCCGCGCGCTATCACTCTCTCATTACCATAAAAGGATGATTAAAATATTAGTATGGAAAGATGATTAACTATTCGACGTGAAACACTggtattttcaaaaattgcaACGAAACCGGAATTAGAGTTATTACTCTTTCAGTCGCCACCAACAGAATTTTCACTGCTGCTGACGAAACCACCGAGTCTGGTAAATgcgttaaataattattaaaccTTCATATGTATCTTTTGCTTCTCGATTTACAACGTTAACGTTAGTTTTTGTTTAGAAGAACCGACGAAATGTGGCGAAAATGAAGAGTACACGACGTGCAATCTTTGTCCAAAAAATTGCGAAAATCCCTTTCAAGAAATTTGCTCGCCAGGGGTAAgcaagaagaataaaatatggCAGGATCTTGATTATCGGAACGCCGATTAGAGGAAAAAGACAAAGTTATTGGAAAATCAACGTTTTATTATgcaagaattaattaaaatgaagaTTTGTCGTCTTTGTTTCAGCCTTGCATAAAGGCTTGTAAATGTAAATCGGGATACTACAAGGACAGTGAGGGCGTGTGCGTGTCTATCATAGCTTGCATCGTCGATAATATCAGAAA contains:
- the LOC126870295 gene encoding uncharacterized protein LOC126870295 isoform X2, with translation MDLITTTFATLTLYLILATNRIFTAADETTESEPTKCGENEEYTTCNLCPKNCENPFQEICSPGPCIKACKCKSGYYKDSEGVCVSIIACIVDNIRNRIPQVTERSDSSSANTS
- the LOC126870295 gene encoding uncharacterized protein LOC126870295 isoform X1, giving the protein MDLITTTFATLTLYLILATNRIFTAADETTESEEPTKCGENEEYTTCNLCPKNCENPFQEICSPGPCIKACKCKSGYYKDSEGVCVSIIACIVDNIRNRIPQVTERSDSSSANTS